From a single Ischnura elegans chromosome 7, ioIscEleg1.1, whole genome shotgun sequence genomic region:
- the LOC124162202 gene encoding deoxycytidylate deaminase isoform X2, whose product MAMAFLAAKRSKDPVTQVGACIVNDENKIVGIGYNGMPIGCSDDEFPWSKGDKSSIDNKYLYVCHAEMNAILNKNTKDVKNCTIYVALFPCNECAKMITQSGIKEVVYLSDKYAHKVETIASKRMFDAVGIKYRQHIPQSPTVVIDFTEINWNQQPPVTPRKEEEKC is encoded by the exons ATGGCCATGGCATTCTTGGCGGCCAAAAGGAGCAAAGATCCAGTGACACAGGTGGGCGCATGCATTGTCAATGATGAGAACAAAATCGTTGGCATTGGATACAATGGAATGCCCATTGGGTGCAGTGATGATGAATTTCCGTGGTCCAAAGGAGATAAAAGCAGCATTGACAACAAATACTTATATG TTTGCCATGCTGAAATGAATGCTATCCTCAATAAGAATACGAAGGACGTCAAAAACTGCACGATCTATGTGGCTTTGTTTCCTTGTAATGAGTGCGCTAAGATGATAACTCAGTCGGGAATTAAGGAGGTGGTGTATTTGTCTGACAAGTATGCTCACAAGGTGGAAACAATTGCTTCTAAAAGAATGTTCGATGCAGTTGGCATCAAATACCG GCAGCACATTCCCCAGAGCCCGACAGTTGTTATCGACTTCACGGAGATCAACTGGAATCAGCAGCCGCCTGTGACGCCaaggaaagaggaggagaaaTGCTGA
- the LOC124162202 gene encoding deoxycytidylate deaminase isoform X1 produces MEASIAKTRDVHKKREDYISWSDYFMAMAFLAAKRSKDPVTQVGACIVNDENKIVGIGYNGMPIGCSDDEFPWSKGDKSSIDNKYLYVCHAEMNAILNKNTKDVKNCTIYVALFPCNECAKMITQSGIKEVVYLSDKYAHKVETIASKRMFDAVGIKYRQHIPQSPTVVIDFTEINWNQQPPVTPRKEEEKC; encoded by the exons GGACGTGCATAAGAAACGAGAGGACTACATAAGTTGGAGCGATTATTTCATGGCCATGGCATTCTTGGCGGCCAAAAGGAGCAAAGATCCAGTGACACAGGTGGGCGCATGCATTGTCAATGATGAGAACAAAATCGTTGGCATTGGATACAATGGAATGCCCATTGGGTGCAGTGATGATGAATTTCCGTGGTCCAAAGGAGATAAAAGCAGCATTGACAACAAATACTTATATG TTTGCCATGCTGAAATGAATGCTATCCTCAATAAGAATACGAAGGACGTCAAAAACTGCACGATCTATGTGGCTTTGTTTCCTTGTAATGAGTGCGCTAAGATGATAACTCAGTCGGGAATTAAGGAGGTGGTGTATTTGTCTGACAAGTATGCTCACAAGGTGGAAACAATTGCTTCTAAAAGAATGTTCGATGCAGTTGGCATCAAATACCG GCAGCACATTCCCCAGAGCCCGACAGTTGTTATCGACTTCACGGAGATCAACTGGAATCAGCAGCCGCCTGTGACGCCaaggaaagaggaggagaaaTGCTGA